Proteins encoded within one genomic window of Candidatus Epulonipiscium sp.:
- a CDS encoding DUF4914 family protein: protein MGQDIKETFILSKEVQGILEKVKSITIPKDREHLLSLALGEQDADLFQVAYDVVGKGKIIEATVVKCKNGAAANYEDIYMRRRDSNSMVIGDTRETDKETYSKRYGKDLASLEKRLSPG from the coding sequence ATGGGACAAGATATCAAAGAAACATTTATTTTATCAAAAGAAGTACAAGGTATTCTAGAGAAAGTAAAGAGTATTACAATCCCAAAGGATAGAGAACATTTACTTTCTTTAGCTTTAGGAGAGCAAGATGCAGATTTATTTCAGGTTGCCTATGATGTGGTAGGCAAGGGGAAAATTATAGAAGCGACTGTGGTAAAATGTAAAAATGGTGCGGCAGCAAATTACGAAGATATTTATATGAGAAGAAGGGATTCTAACTCCATGGTAATTGGAGATACTAGGGAAACGGATAAGGAAACCTACTCTAAAAGGTATGGTAAAGATTTAGCGAGCTTAGAGAAGCGGCTTTCACCTGGTTAG
- a CDS encoding AraC family transcriptional regulator: MKFLIYGLSKPLRYISSGKFITNGDWKHSKRNIDSFVLIIGLRGSLYIEQGGQRYEVKAGDVLLLTPHAYHQGFKESGEETSYYWCHFYCEGRYEIAEEYDLFYGDRALFFNTQRELVILPIYCEYENTDYFKILFRQLIHNGSSNQYTKHITDYILTTLTIMITENTIIKYRKDSYSKNRLVEVAEWIRVHYNQKISIKEIAEQFDYNTSYLSRRFKEQMGVGPKEYLLLLRLTKAKELLTNTNLSIKEISYNVGFEDDKYFMKLFRKKESISPTQYRYNFSYTHLNSDKNL, encoded by the coding sequence ATGAAATTTCTTATATATGGATTATCAAAGCCTCTAAGATACATATCCTCTGGAAAGTTTATAACTAATGGAGATTGGAAACATTCAAAACGTAATATTGACAGCTTTGTTTTAATTATTGGACTAAGGGGGAGCTTATATATTGAACAGGGGGGACAAAGGTATGAAGTAAAAGCCGGGGATGTCTTGTTGCTAACACCTCACGCATATCATCAGGGCTTTAAAGAATCAGGAGAAGAAACTTCATACTACTGGTGTCATTTTTATTGTGAGGGCCGCTACGAGATTGCAGAAGAATACGATTTGTTTTATGGAGACAGAGCACTATTTTTTAATACTCAAAGGGAGTTAGTCATCCTACCGATTTATTGTGAATATGAGAATACAGATTATTTCAAGATCCTATTTAGGCAGCTTATTCATAATGGAAGCAGTAACCAATATACAAAGCACATTACAGATTATATATTGACTACCCTAACGATTATGATTACCGAAAATACCATTATTAAATATAGAAAGGATAGTTACTCAAAAAATAGATTAGTTGAGGTTGCCGAATGGATTCGGGTTCATTACAACCAAAAGATATCAATCAAAGAAATAGCAGAACAGTTTGACTACAATACTTCGTACCTATCAAGAAGATTTAAAGAGCAAATGGGGGTGGGCCCTAAGGAATACCTGCTTTTGCTTCGCCTCACAAAGGCTAAGGAATTACTAACCAATACGAATCTAAGTATCAAAGAAATTTCCTATAATGTAGGGTTTGAAGACGATAAATATTTTATGAAGTTGTTTAGGAAAAAGGAGAGTATTTCCCCTACCCAATATAGATATAATTTTTCCTATACTCACCTTAATAGTGATAAGAATTTATAA
- a CDS encoding carbohydrate ABC transporter permease: MKNARLKDYIIFIILCILSILFLAPIFIVFMNSFKGKFFISNAPFVLPDAKTFVGLNNYASGILKTGFINAFIMSLFITVSSVIVIILFTSMTAWYITRVKSKLTDGLYYMFVFSMVVPFQMVMFTMSKIANMLRIDNPVGLILIYLGFGSGLSVFMFSGFVKSIPIEIEEAAIIDGCNPLQTFFQVIMPILKPIAITVAILNTMWIWNDYLLPNLVIGTDYKTIPIAIQYLKGGYGSIDMGAMMAMLVLAILPIVAFYLASQKYIIEGVVAGAVKG; the protein is encoded by the coding sequence GTGAAAAACGCAAGGCTAAAGGATTATATAATATTCATAATTTTGTGTATATTATCTATTTTGTTTTTGGCTCCTATATTTATTGTTTTTATGAATTCCTTTAAAGGTAAATTTTTTATCAGCAATGCGCCATTTGTTTTACCCGATGCTAAAACATTTGTAGGTCTTAATAATTATGCCAGTGGTATATTAAAAACGGGTTTTATAAATGCATTTATTATGTCTTTATTTATTACGGTATCATCAGTTATTGTAATTATCTTATTTACTTCTATGACTGCTTGGTACATTACAAGGGTTAAATCAAAATTGACTGATGGATTGTATTATATGTTCGTATTTTCAATGGTAGTTCCATTTCAGATGGTGATGTTTACCATGAGTAAAATTGCTAATATGCTACGTATCGATAATCCAGTTGGACTTATATTAATTTATTTAGGATTCGGTTCAGGCCTATCGGTGTTTATGTTTTCAGGTTTTGTGAAATCGATTCCAATAGAAATAGAGGAGGCAGCTATCATCGATGGCTGTAACCCATTACAAACCTTTTTCCAAGTTATAATGCCTATACTTAAACCAATAGCCATTACGGTGGCAATACTTAATACGATGTGGATATGGAATGACTACTTATTGCCAAACTTAGTTATTGGTACAGACTATAAGACAATACCTATTGCTATACAATACTTAAAAGGTGGCTATGGATCCATCGATATGGGTGCCATGATGGCTATGTTAGTGTTAGCTATCTTGCCTATAGTAGCATTTTATTTGGCCTCCCAAAAATATATAATAGAAGGTGTTGTTGCAGGTGCAGTAAAAGGCTAA
- a CDS encoding sugar ABC transporter permease produces MERTLKRYFPIFALPTLIAFAIAFFVPFVLGIYLSFTDFTTVVDAKWVGLENYIRIFSDKEFLNALWFTTRFTVVSVLMINILAFILAILLTRGMFGTNIFRTIFFMPNLIGGIVLGYIWQLIINGVLLKFGVTLTFSAKYGFWGLVVLMNWQLIGYMMVIYIAGIQSIPKELVEAANIDGANHFQILKNVTIPLVMPSITICLFLTLSNSFKLFDQNLALTAGAPSKQTTMLALDIYNTFYAKLLEGTGQAKAVIFFILVGLISLVQLLITRGREIEG; encoded by the coding sequence ATGGAAAGGACACTTAAAAGATATTTCCCGATTTTTGCATTACCAACCTTAATAGCATTTGCGATAGCATTTTTTGTACCGTTTGTTTTAGGAATATACCTGTCCTTTACAGACTTTACCACAGTAGTTGATGCGAAATGGGTAGGTCTAGAAAATTATATTAGAATATTCTCCGATAAGGAGTTTTTAAATGCCCTTTGGTTTACCACTAGATTTACAGTGGTATCGGTTTTAATGATTAATATCCTTGCATTTATTCTTGCTATATTATTGACCAGGGGGATGTTTGGCACTAATATTTTTAGAACTATTTTCTTTATGCCTAATTTAATAGGTGGAATTGTATTAGGTTATATATGGCAGTTGATTATTAATGGGGTACTGTTAAAGTTTGGGGTAACCTTAACTTTCAGCGCTAAATATGGTTTTTGGGGATTGGTAGTTCTAATGAACTGGCAGTTAATAGGCTATATGATGGTCATATATATAGCAGGTATCCAAAGTATTCCTAAAGAATTGGTTGAGGCTGCCAACATAGATGGAGCCAACCATTTTCAAATATTAAAAAATGTAACCATACCTTTAGTAATGCCGTCTATTACAATATGTTTGTTCTTAACTTTGTCGAACTCATTTAAGTTATTTGACCAAAACTTAGCGCTAACAGCAGGGGCGCCTTCAAAACAGACAACTATGTTAGCCTTAGATATCTATAATACTTTTTACGCCAAATTATTAGAAGGCACAGGACAAGCAAAAGCAGTCATATTTTTTATACTAGTAGGATTAATTTCCTTGGTACAACTTTTGATTACTAGAGGAAGGGAGATTGAGGGCTAG
- a CDS encoding winged helix-turn-helix transcriptional regulator — MTKNKIEKCDCTVIHEDVVEKVRQSMPPEEHLYDLAELFKVFGDSTRIRILHALSASSMCVCDIAALLGMSQSAISHQLRVLKQSKLVKYKKEGKVVYYFLADEHISVIFAQGLEHVRE, encoded by the coding sequence ATGACAAAGAATAAAATCGAAAAATGTGACTGTACCGTCATTCATGAGGATGTCGTAGAAAAAGTCCGACAAAGCATGCCCCCTGAGGAACACCTATATGATTTAGCGGAGTTATTTAAAGTATTCGGAGATAGCACGAGAATCAGGATACTCCATGCCCTTTCGGCTTCTTCCATGTGCGTATGTGATATTGCTGCCCTACTTGGAATGAGTCAATCGGCTATTTCTCATCAACTTAGAGTTTTAAAACAATCCAAACTTGTAAAATATAAAAAAGAAGGAAAGGTAGTTTACTATTTTCTAGCAGATGAACATATTAGCGTGATTTTCGCTCAAGGTTTAGAACATGTTAGGGAATAA
- a CDS encoding glycoside hydrolase family 127 protein yields MIKPIDLKQITINEGFWKEKIELIKDKVIPYQWKALNDLLEDTEPSHSIDNFKIAAGIMEGEYHGMVFQDSDLYKWLEAVAYVLNIYKDSELESKADEMIELIGKAQLPDGYLNTYFTVKEPDKKWTNLKDWHELYCAGHFIEAVVAYYQATGKSRGIEIASRLIHHIESIFGPEEDKMKGYPGHEEIEYALIRLYRITKDEKALKLAKYFIEERGKEPKYFKNEAQKRDDIIDFWERANKDYAYYQAHKEVKNQEVAVGHAVRAVYFYTSVAALAAETGDRFWYEVSERLWENITNKQMYITAGIGSSEYGEAFTIDYDLPNDLSYTETCASIGLAFWASEMLNYTIDSKYADVIERAIYNGTISGMSLDGTRFFYVNPLEVWPRAVENRHDLRHVKPERQKWYGCACCPPNIARMTASVGRFMYSSIEEKNKIYIHQFASSEAEINLSCGDVKLNQKTNYPWDGDIEIDVNLGKALTFSIYLRMPSWCKNKEIYINNKKIDESEVLLRNGYVVLNRLWNNGDKIQYNLEMKIQRVHSNPKIWRNAGKIALQRGPIVYCLEEVDNGSELTDIAIPKNEKLRGEYNPDLLGGVYVIKGTAKRSKIKTDDLYFGGENELINTPIIAIPYYAWVNRTPGEMLIWIREM; encoded by the coding sequence ATGATAAAGCCAATTGATTTAAAACAAATCACTATCAATGAAGGTTTTTGGAAAGAAAAGATTGAATTAATAAAGGATAAGGTAATACCCTATCAATGGAAGGCCCTAAATGACTTGCTAGAAGATACAGAACCCAGTCATAGTATTGATAACTTTAAGATTGCAGCAGGAATTATGGAAGGTGAATATCATGGTATGGTATTCCAAGATAGTGACTTATATAAATGGCTAGAAGCTGTAGCTTATGTCCTAAATATATATAAAGATTCAGAATTAGAAAGTAAAGCAGACGAAATGATAGAATTAATTGGGAAAGCCCAGCTTCCAGATGGATACCTCAATACCTATTTTACAGTTAAAGAACCAGATAAAAAATGGACAAATCTAAAGGATTGGCACGAACTTTATTGTGCAGGGCATTTCATAGAAGCGGTAGTGGCATACTATCAGGCTACTGGAAAATCAAGGGGAATTGAGATTGCATCTAGATTAATCCATCACATAGAATCTATTTTTGGCCCCGAAGAAGATAAGATGAAGGGTTATCCAGGGCATGAGGAAATAGAATATGCCCTTATTCGCCTCTATAGAATTACAAAAGATGAAAAAGCGCTAAAGTTGGCTAAGTATTTCATTGAAGAAAGAGGAAAAGAGCCTAAATACTTTAAAAATGAAGCTCAAAAAAGAGACGATATAATAGACTTTTGGGAGCGTGCCAACAAAGACTATGCCTACTATCAAGCTCATAAAGAAGTTAAAAATCAAGAAGTGGCTGTAGGCCATGCAGTTAGGGCAGTATACTTCTATACCTCAGTAGCCGCCCTAGCAGCAGAAACAGGAGACCGTTTTTGGTATGAAGTGAGCGAGAGACTATGGGAAAATATAACCAATAAGCAGATGTATATCACGGCAGGTATAGGATCTAGTGAGTATGGCGAGGCATTTACCATAGACTATGATTTACCTAACGATTTATCCTATACGGAAACCTGTGCTTCCATAGGACTTGCCTTTTGGGCATCCGAAATGCTAAACTACACTATCGATAGCAAATACGCAGATGTTATAGAAAGGGCCATATACAATGGAACCATCAGTGGAATGTCCTTAGACGGCACTAGGTTTTTCTATGTTAACCCTCTAGAAGTATGGCCTAGGGCAGTAGAAAATAGACATGATCTGCGACATGTAAAGCCAGAGCGTCAAAAATGGTACGGATGTGCCTGTTGTCCTCCTAACATTGCCCGCATGACAGCATCTGTTGGCAGATTTATGTATTCTTCCATCGAGGAAAAAAATAAAATATACATTCATCAATTTGCCTCATCAGAAGCAGAAATAAATCTAAGCTGTGGCGATGTAAAACTAAATCAAAAAACTAACTATCCTTGGGATGGAGATATAGAGATAGATGTTAACCTCGGAAAAGCTTTGACTTTCTCAATATATCTACGTATGCCTTCCTGGTGTAAAAATAAAGAAATATACATTAATAACAAAAAGATTGATGAAAGTGAAGTACTCCTTAGGAATGGGTATGTAGTTCTCAACAGGCTTTGGAACAATGGGGACAAAATACAATACAACCTAGAAATGAAAATACAAAGGGTTCACTCTAACCCTAAAATATGGAGGAATGCAGGGAAAATTGCTCTGCAAAGAGGACCTATAGTGTACTGCCTAGAAGAAGTTGATAATGGATCTGAACTTACCGATATAGCTATACCAAAGAATGAAAAGCTAAGAGGTGAATATAACCCTGATTTACTCGGGGGAGTTTATGTAATCAAGGGAACTGCAAAGAGAAGCAAAATAAAAACCGATGATTTATATTTTGGAGGGGAAAATGAATTAATAAATACCCCTATTATAGCAATACCTTATTACGCCTGGGTTAATAGAACACCAGGGGAAATGCTAATATGGATTAGAGAAATGTAA
- a CDS encoding LacI family transcriptional regulator → MAAITIKDIAKMCGVGVTTVSRAINNHPDINEKTKARIMKVIKENHYIPNNSARNLKRSNSKTIAVLIKGITNPFFNKSIKIFEKEIKDKKYSFILQRVEEKQDEIEVAIELAKEKRLRGIVFLGGAFSHSKEKLQQLTVPFVLSTMRMTQEFDLSDYSSVSVDDFRESYKIVDYLCSLGHEKIAIITAPMSDVSIGKLRYEGYKRALESHGLKVDDALVRIMKEGIESYSMENGYLVTKELLEFNEEFTAIYAVSDSMAIGACKAIFEAGKRIPEDYSVAGFDGLDISFYYQPSITTIRQPVEEMAEETIKILFDLINEKETYSHKIFSGELLIRDSTKALN, encoded by the coding sequence ATGGCTGCAATTACAATTAAAGATATTGCTAAAATGTGTGGAGTGGGAGTAACTACAGTATCAAGAGCAATCAATAATCATCCCGATATTAATGAGAAAACAAAAGCAAGAATAATGAAGGTAATAAAAGAAAATCATTATATTCCTAACAATAGTGCAAGAAACTTAAAAAGATCAAATTCAAAGACAATAGCAGTATTAATTAAAGGAATTACCAACCCATTTTTTAATAAGTCAATAAAGATATTCGAAAAAGAAATCAAGGATAAGAAATATTCTTTTATATTACAAAGAGTAGAAGAAAAACAAGATGAAATAGAAGTTGCCATTGAATTAGCAAAGGAAAAACGCCTAAGAGGAATTGTTTTTTTAGGGGGGGCGTTTTCCCACTCAAAAGAAAAACTCCAGCAGCTAACGGTACCTTTTGTATTAAGTACAATGAGGATGACCCAGGAATTTGATTTAAGTGATTATTCCTCTGTATCGGTGGATGATTTTAGGGAAAGCTATAAAATAGTTGATTATTTATGTAGCCTAGGCCATGAGAAGATTGCCATTATTACGGCTCCGATGAGTGATGTAAGTATTGGAAAGCTAAGGTATGAAGGATATAAAAGAGCCTTAGAGAGCCATGGATTAAAAGTCGATGATGCTTTAGTGAGAATAATGAAAGAAGGCATTGAGAGTTATTCTATGGAAAATGGATATTTGGTTACAAAGGAATTACTAGAATTTAATGAAGAATTCACAGCCATTTATGCCGTATCTGATAGTATGGCAATAGGGGCATGTAAAGCTATATTTGAGGCAGGGAAAAGAATTCCTGAGGATTATTCTGTAGCTGGTTTTGATGGGCTTGATATCTCATTTTATTATCAACCATCCATAACTACCATAAGGCAGCCTGTTGAAGAGATGGCAGAAGAAACTATAAAAATCCTATTTGATTTAATTAATGAAAAGGAAACCTACTCTCATAAAATTTTTTCGGGGGAGTTATTAATTAGGGATTCAACTAAGGCATTAAATTAA